One window of the Rhipicephalus sanguineus isolate Rsan-2018 chromosome 2, BIME_Rsan_1.4, whole genome shotgun sequence genome contains the following:
- the LOC119381598 gene encoding uncharacterized protein LOC119381598 isoform X2 — translation MPVIPRPCSPRRKSRSASADREKGSRLVQAAAKPQHAATTGPVLVYQVAKPASCESSGHSPVIVYQYPRGPDSPSKSPSRTASRSSRSGRANASPHSPPSPPSPPTPPRRPPVSPTEEQPEPKSCCIMDRIEKKYQESSSQLDGQHLYVVLCFQSAIATLLFLLFLCVPVAMITVGALNLSNCRLSYAIPLCLTVAGCAYLLIPLLSAALDWNASNSYCPVMISVLVVVAMGASTTGSVFVFSGMWPSGKPDDPRYCHPAVYYFSFVMWSTFIVFIPVMLVVSVVVFRKYGKHNVHAATMPSSRY, via the exons ATGCCGGTGATCCCGCGGCCGTGTTCGCCGCGTCGCAAATCACGATCAGCGTCGGCGGATCGAGAAAAGGGGTCCCGTCTCGTGCAAGCTGCCGCCAAACCCCAGCATGCCGCCACCACGGGTCCCGTGCTCGTGTACCAGGTCGCAAAGCCCGCTAGCTGCGAGTCGTCGGGCCACAGTCCGGTGATCGTGTACCAGTACCCGCGAGGGCCCGACAGCCCGTCCAAATCGCCGTCGCGAACGGCCAGCAG GTCCTCGCGAAGCGGCCGCGCAAACGCTTCTCCTCACTCTCCTCCATCGCCGCCGAGCCCTCCGACGCCGCCGCGAAGACCGCCCGTTTCTCCGACCGAGGAGCAGCCGGAGCCGAAGTCGTGCTGCATCATGGACCGCATCGAGAAGAAGTACCAGGAGTCGTCGAGCCAGCTGGACGGGCAGCACCTGTACGTAGTGCTCTGCTTCCAGTCGGCCATAGCTACGCTGCTCTTCCTGCTGTTCCTGTGCGTGCCGGTCGCCATGATCACGGTGGGCGCGCTCAACCTGTCCAACTGCCGGCTGAGCTACGCGATACCGCTCTGCTTGACCGTGGCCGGCTGCGCCTACCTGCTCATACCGCTGCTGAGCGCTGCGCTCGACTGGAACGCTAGCAACAGCTACTGCCCGGTCATGATATCGGTGCTGGTAGTGGTGGCCATGGGAGCCTCGACCACGGGCTCTGTGTTCGTGTTTTCGGGCATGTGGCCCTCAGGGAAGCCGGACGACCCCCGGTACTGCCACCCGGCCGTCTACTACTTCTCGTTCGTCATGTGGTCCACCTTCATCGTGTTCATACCCGTCATGCTCGTCGTCTCCGTAGTGGTGTTCCGGAAGTACGGCAAGCACAACGTCCACGCGGCCACAATGCCGTCGTCTAGATATTGA
- the LOC119381598 gene encoding uncharacterized protein LOC119381598 isoform X1, whose translation MPVIPRPCSPRRKSRSASADREKGSRLVQAAAKPQHAATTGPVLVYQVAKPASCESSGHSPVIVYQYPRGPDSPSKSPSRTASSRSSRSGRANASPHSPPSPPSPPTPPRRPPVSPTEEQPEPKSCCIMDRIEKKYQESSSQLDGQHLYVVLCFQSAIATLLFLLFLCVPVAMITVGALNLSNCRLSYAIPLCLTVAGCAYLLIPLLSAALDWNASNSYCPVMISVLVVVAMGASTTGSVFVFSGMWPSGKPDDPRYCHPAVYYFSFVMWSTFIVFIPVMLVVSVVVFRKYGKHNVHAATMPSSRY comes from the exons ATGCCGGTGATCCCGCGGCCGTGTTCGCCGCGTCGCAAATCACGATCAGCGTCGGCGGATCGAGAAAAGGGGTCCCGTCTCGTGCAAGCTGCCGCCAAACCCCAGCATGCCGCCACCACGGGTCCCGTGCTCGTGTACCAGGTCGCAAAGCCCGCTAGCTGCGAGTCGTCGGGCCACAGTCCGGTGATCGTGTACCAGTACCCGCGAGGGCCCGACAGCCCGTCCAAATCGCCGTCGCGAACGGCCAGCAG CAGGTCCTCGCGAAGCGGCCGCGCAAACGCTTCTCCTCACTCTCCTCCATCGCCGCCGAGCCCTCCGACGCCGCCGCGAAGACCGCCCGTTTCTCCGACCGAGGAGCAGCCGGAGCCGAAGTCGTGCTGCATCATGGACCGCATCGAGAAGAAGTACCAGGAGTCGTCGAGCCAGCTGGACGGGCAGCACCTGTACGTAGTGCTCTGCTTCCAGTCGGCCATAGCTACGCTGCTCTTCCTGCTGTTCCTGTGCGTGCCGGTCGCCATGATCACGGTGGGCGCGCTCAACCTGTCCAACTGCCGGCTGAGCTACGCGATACCGCTCTGCTTGACCGTGGCCGGCTGCGCCTACCTGCTCATACCGCTGCTGAGCGCTGCGCTCGACTGGAACGCTAGCAACAGCTACTGCCCGGTCATGATATCGGTGCTGGTAGTGGTGGCCATGGGAGCCTCGACCACGGGCTCTGTGTTCGTGTTTTCGGGCATGTGGCCCTCAGGGAAGCCGGACGACCCCCGGTACTGCCACCCGGCCGTCTACTACTTCTCGTTCGTCATGTGGTCCACCTTCATCGTGTTCATACCCGTCATGCTCGTCGTCTCCGTAGTGGTGTTCCGGAAGTACGGCAAGCACAACGTCCACGCGGCCACAATGCCGTCGTCTAGATATTGA